A part of Gambusia affinis linkage group LG19, SWU_Gaff_1.0, whole genome shotgun sequence genomic DNA contains:
- the il2rb gene encoding LOW QUALITY PROTEIN: interleukin-2 receptor subunit beta (The sequence of the model RefSeq protein was modified relative to this genomic sequence to represent the inferred CDS: inserted 1 base in 1 codon) — protein sequence MSLAVETLVALWMSLVLIPAHSHKASPGLVCTNDFVNNVSCSWTGAGLGSAEDCSISGQKIFWIHREQHLHSQSCKLKQHRNSSLGCSFVFGNTEFSGYDVMPSIFLKCNGTLVEKITDYKPDEHIKMPPPGAPQVNITANFTLISWSLGNPVSKYFTSGFDFQLQIKQRQQQWRDSRNVSTRQRELRSEVGKLKGLLEVRVRVNPVGRPGSHWSDWSLTTSWEDLKDEKSHSHSTSDQNTVRWILSALGLFLVTVIIVLAHSKTRGLLKGKPLPNPSEYFQSLHTVHQGNLKEWLNPFSGSQSFFVTPSCDRISHVVVCEDWNDGASSPSPTSITTSPLLHFHXYPTSCSNSNGLIYNSSSRSSFSNVGYFMSSSSGGGSARTYSNPACFAYQDSFQDPRHIHGLHFPLCDSLASYPEYESLKREPESPDSGFGIMKEDEMKETQRAISKEGGEVLNDQSSPLLFLHLHLPSRPPSSPSAHPSTLTQPSESQQMDIDETDTAAQPAAGTMCRSSSMPVEPFRTGYLTLKELQMTFSNKSI from the exons GACTCGTCTGCACAAATGACTTTGTTAACAACGTCAGCTGCAGTTGGACCGGAGCTGGGCTTGGTTCTGCGGAGGACTGCTCGATTTCTGGACAGAAGATATTTTGGATTCACAGAGAACAGCACTTACACTC TCAAAGCTGCAAACTGAAGCAACACAGAAATTCTTCTCTGGGCTGCAGCTTTGTCTTTGGAAATACA GAGTTCTCTGGTTACGACGTGATGCCAAGCATCTTTTTGAAGTGTAACGGGACACTGGTGGAGAAGATCACAGACTACAAGCCAGATGAACACA TCAAAATGCCTCCTCCAGGAGCTCCCCAGGTCAACATCACTGCCAATTTCACCCTGATATCATGGAGCCTGGGGAATCCCGTCTCAAAGTATTTCACCTCTGGCTTCGACTTCCAGCTTCAGATCAAACAGAGACAACAGCAATGGAGG GACTCCAGAAATGTTTCCACGAGGCAGCGAGAGCTGAGGTCTGAGGTGGGGAAGCTAAAGGGCCTCTTGGAAGTCAGAGTCAGAGTCAATCCGGTTGGAAGACCCGGCAGCCACTGGAGCGACTGGAGCCTGACAACATCCTGGGAGGATTTGAAAGATGAGAAAA GCCATTCACACTCAACATCAGATCAGAACACAGTGAGGTGGATCTTATCCGCCCTCGGCTTGTTTCTCGTCACCGTCATCATTGTGTTGGCCCATTCTAAGACCAGGGG GCTACTCAAAGGGAAGCCGCTACCGAATCCCTCGGAGTACTTCCAATCTCTCCACACTGTCCACCAGGGAAATCTGAAA GAATGGCTTAATCCCTTTTCAGGGAGCCAGTCGTTCTTCGTCACCCCTTCTTGCGACCGAATCTCCCATGTCGTGGTGTGTGAGGACTGGAACGACGGGGCATCCTCCCCGTCTCCAACGTCCATCACCACAAGCCCCCTTCTTCACTTCC AGTATCCCACTTCTTGCTCAAACAGCAACGGCCTCATCTACAACTCGTCGTCCCGGTCAAGCTTCTCAAACGTGGGTTACTTCATGTCCAGCTCCTCCGGCGGCGGCTCGGCTCGGACCTACTCCAACCCGGCTTGCTTCGCCTATCAAGACAGTTTCCAGGACCCTCGCCACATCCATGGCCTGCATTTCCCCCTGTGTGATTCCCTCGCTTCGTATCCCGAATATGAGAGTCTGAAAAGGGAGCCGGAGAGCCCCGACTCTGGTTTTGGCATTATGAAGGAAGATGAAATGAAAGAGACACAGAGAGCGATTAGCAAGGAAGGGGGGGAAGTTCTGAATGACCAGAGTTCCCCTCTTCTCTTCCTTCATCTCCACCTTCCCTCTCGCCCTCCTTCCTCTCCATCAGCTCATCCTTCCACGTTGACACAGCCGTCTGAAAGCCAGCAGATGGACATTGATGAGACGGACACAGCTGCTCAGCCTGCTGCTGGCACCATGTGCAGATCCTCCTCTATGCCCGTGGAACCCTTCAGAACCGGCTATCTAACGCTTAAAGAGTTACAAATGACATTCAGTAACAAATCCATCTAA